The genome window GTCGATCGCCTCGGCGTTGGGGGAGAAGCGACTCGGGAGAAAGCGAAGCTGGGCGTTGGGAACGCGACTGTCGAGATTGAACAGGTCCTGATGCTCGCTGATCCACAGCACGTCCTCGGGCTGGAACTTGTGCCAGCACTGCGGGCATGTGACGCGAGGCAGGAGTGGCGTGGCTGTGGACATGAAAGTCACTTCTCGATCAAGGATACCCGTCGCCGGCGACAACCGTTCCGAGCCCGACCCGTGGGCAGAATTCCCTCTCCGCCCCAAAGGCCCTGCTCACGCAGAGCGAGACACACGCTCGAGATGAGCCCACCCATACTCCGGAGCAACCTCCCCCGGAGCATCCGATCCGCTTCGCCGGCTCCCGGATGCCGGCTCACGGAGGCCGTTGATGCTAGGATGAGCCGATCTCCCGCTTGAAACCTTCTATCGTCCGCACCGGACAACTGCAATCGGGGCCCCGGTCGCTGGCCGCCCCCGTCCCTGGAAACCACCAGCGCCGCTTGGCAATCTTCAAAGGTCGCTACACATCGAAGCCATCGCGAGCCTGAACACGGCTGGTGACGACACTGCCAAAACGGGGCCGGCGGGGAGAGTGGGAGGCGGAAGCGCGGAGGCGATTCGGAATCGGCCGTGAGAAAGGGTCATCGACACCGCGGGCAGGGAATCTTGCCGGACCCATTGCAGGTACCACACGGGAAGTACTCCGTGACCGGCTTGATGATGTCCTTTCCCAAAACCGGATCCTTGCCCGCAACGACGTTCCTCGTCCTGGCGATCTTGCCCCGCTGGCATCCTCTGGCATGGCAGTTCAAAAACTTCGGACCGTTGCAGAGGTTGCAAACCGGGTCTGCGAGCCAGCGGGCCGTGACGCTGTCTCCGTTCGGCGAATCCATGGGAACGACCGGCTGGTAACAGCGGATCGTGACTATTGCCTTCGAAAAGACTGCCAGCCTCTCCTCGTCGACCCGAGGAATCGGGGCCGTTGACGGTGCGAAGGAAGCATCGACCATCTTGGCGAACGCCAGAAGATCGGACGTTGGGACCGCGCCGATGCGATCGGCGGGGAGCTTGAATCCGGAGCTCCTCATGCCAACCACATGCCCCCCCTCGTCCAGAATCGGACCGCCAAAAAAGGCCGACGGAGCATCCAGCAGCATCAGCCCCTCCGCTTCCGTCGTCGGAAGCATGGCAATCTTGCATTTCAACACTTCGGCATCCGCCGCGTCTACCGAGGCTCGGGACCGGCCCATCGCCACAACATTGGCCCCCTTGCTCGGCGCGGCGCTGGCCATCCAGACGGGAGGGGCCTTCAGGGCGGTGCAGCGGAGCAGCGCCACATCGCGAAACCCCGAAGCGCCGACCAACTCGGCGTCGAGCTCTCCGGATGTCGTCGGGGACGAGATCTTGACCGTCACCGCATTTCCCAGCAGCTCCCGGCTGGTGACAACCAATCCTGGCGCGATGACGAAACCGTTTCCCAGGCCCGTTTCCAGCATGAGCCCGCTTGAGGGCTCGCTGCTCCCTGAAGGAACATCACTCCGCGGCACCGCCAGATACATATAACGCCAGCCGTCCTTTGTGCTTTCCGCGGATGGAATCGATCCCGGCGGAACTCCGACCAGGAGGGCTTCAAAGCGGCGACGCTCAGTGGTCGTCAAGGGAATCACGGAGTTGGCCGACTCTGCCATCAGGTGGACGACGTTATAAGCCAGCTCGGGAGTTTCGGGGGCCAATTCCGCGAGTCGACGCCACGCGTCAATGGCCGGCGCAAGTTTTTTCTGTCGAATGCAGCATAGAGCCAGATTGTTCAGAGACGGAATGTGATCCTCACACCGATTTAACACCTTTCGAAAATGCCGCTCACCGGTCTCGGGCGAGTTCGCGTATGCGGGAGTGTTGAGCATCCCCAACAGGAAGTCTGCCTGAATGCCATTCTCATTGACCCGGCTGGCTTTCTCCAACCCCTCCTTACACGAGCGGTAGTCCTTTGCTGCCAGATCGACCAGGGCTTTCTCAACCAGGAAGTTGGCTTCCTTGATCCGTTCGGCGTTCACTTCGACTGTGACCCAGTCGTTCCCATTCCGGACCAGCTTATTGCCCGCCCGTTCTTTCCAGGCCCCTAGTTCCAGTTCAATCTTCTTCCGCTGAGTGGAACTCAGCCCTTTGTCCTGCAACAGGGCTTCCAGAATGGCCAGCGACTCGACGGCTTGGTCGGCTGACTTGGCCCGCTGAAACGCGGCGTCGATGGCCTGCTCCAGAGGTCCCTTGGAGAACGACGGCTTGGAAGTGGGCGGAGATTGCGCCCAGAGCGATCCGGTTAGGACAATTCCGACGAATGACAGTGTCAGCAGTTGCACCCACCGGCGCGATGCTGATGAATCAAGAACGCTGAATCCCCGGCTATGGAGCATTGCCGACTCTCACACGCTGTTCAACTATTGAAAATGCCCTAGGCCCAAACGCTGATCCCGCTAGCGCACCATCAGCACCTGCACAGGGTAACGAACCAAGATCGCTAAACAAAGGCATTTCTGCCCGCGAATGCGGCCGACCAAAGATGAATTCCTGAATGGAATGAACAGACTGCTGAGAGGGCATCCGACCACACGCCGTGACTCGATTGCAGGGGAATGTCGCGAGCAGCACCCAATGGTCGGCAAGGCTGATTGAGGGGAGGCGATGCCGAATTCTTCAATGAAGATCGCCTTGGGCGCGGCTCAAGGACAACGCTCTCCCGTGTCGGCGGAAGGGACGAAGTCTCCGCGGAATTGAATCGCCTGAACCGGGGCGTCGAAGGCCTCGAACCGTGGTTCTCGAATGATGCCCCGACTACCATCCCTTCTCGGGCTGTCGGGCCGTCTGCGCCTCGCGAGTTCTCCCTCCTGACGACTTGGCAGTCCTCTGGGCGGCCCGATGCCTGACCCTGGTCTGCACAATGTGAAGAGGGCAATGTCAGATGAAACCGTTGACCGCTTCGGCCTGTCCAGCCCTTTTTGAAATCGCGACGGGCAGACTCCATTCGCTGATCTCCTTCGAGCAGTTCGTTGTTGGGCGGAGCCCTGACGCGGACCTGCCCGTTACGAACAGTGCGTGCTCAAGGCAGCAGTTTCGGCTCCTGCGGCAGCAGGATCAGTGGCTCATCGAGAACCTCTCAAAGCACAATTCGACGGTTCACAACGGCGCTCCGGTCGTCGCTCCGATCGTCCTGGCACACGGCGACGTCATCCAAGTTGACGCGTTGCAGTTCGAGTTCCGGACCGCCGAACACGTCGTCGCCGGAACGCTCGGTTTCAGTGACGAAGCGCAGCTGATGGCTACGTCGACGGCACTTTCGGCGGCGCCCTGTGGCCCGCCGACGCAGATTGGAGCCTCGACGACGGAGTCCTCCTCGTCGTCTATGCCGAGTGGTTCCATCGCCGTTCACGGCCAGCTCCTCATCGGCAGAGACAAGGGCCAGGTCCAGATCCTGGTGGATGACCCTAACGTCTCGCGCATCCACGCCCAGGTCCAGTCGAAGCATGGCCGGATCGAGATCACTGATCTAAAGAGTACAAACGGGACCTTTCACAACGGGCGACAAATCGAGACCGTCACAGCACTCAAGCCTGGCGATCGGATTGACATCGGACCGATGTCCTTTGTTTGCGACGGCCAGAATCTGATTGCGAAGTCGCGGGCGAACAACGTTGAACTGGTGGGCCGCAGCATCCGGCGGATCGTCCCAGACCGCTTGACGGGAAAGCCGCTGACTCTGCTCGACGGCATCAATCTCGTCATCCGTCCGAAGGAGTTCGTCTGCCTGCTCGGGCCCAGCGGCTCCGGGAAGTCGACGCTCCTGTCCGCTCTCAGTGCGCGGGTCCCCGCAACGAGCGGTTCCGTGACGCTCAACCAGGAAGATCTGTACCTGAACTTTGAAGCGCTGAAACGTGACATCGCCGTCGTGCACCAGAAGGACGTGATGCACGACCTTCTGCCTGTGGAGGTCGCACTGAACTACACCGCCCGATTGCGGCTCCCCGCCGACACGACGTCCACCGAGATCCGCACGACCATCCGTACCCTCCTCGAGAGCGTGGGACTGACGCACCGCCGGGCGGTCCGCATCCGGGACTTGAGCGGCGGCCAGCTCAAACGAGCCAGCCTGGCAAACGAGATCATCAGCCGCCCCAGCCTGCTGTTTCTGGACGAGGTCACGAGTGGGCTGGATGAGCAGACGGACCGGGAGATGATGCAGCTCTTCCGCAAGGTCGCCGATGAAGGCAAGACGGTGGTCTGCATCACGCACAGCGTCGCCAACGTCGAGCAGAACTGCGACCTGATCGTCGTTCTGACGGTGGGGGGGAAACTGGCGTTCCTCGGGCCTCCCGCTGAGGGGCTCAGTTACTTTCAGGTCCGCTACCTGGGTGACATCTATGAGAAGCTGGCGGAGGCTCCGGCCGAGGTGTGGCAGCAGAGGTTCGAAGCGCATCCTTGCTATTCCAAGTACATCGACGCCCGCATGCCGCCCGACGAGTCGTGGGAGGAGCCCGTTCCGCGGCGCGCGTCCGCGCTCCGGGAGCGGGCGAAGCTGTTTCGCTACCAGCTGGTGCTGCTCACGTCCCGCTACTTCCGGATCCGGATGGCGGACTCCCGATCGCTGCTCCTGATGATGGGGCAGTGCCTGCTGGTGGCGGCTCTCCTGAGCCTGCTGTTCGGCGATCTGACCGTCGACAACGCCAACCTGCCGGAGATTGCGCTCAACTCCCGCAGCCTGCTCTTCCTGATGGCGGTGTCGACCTTCTGGTTCGGCTGCAACAATTCCGCCACCGAGATCATCAAGGAGCGCGTGATCTTCAGCCGGGAAGTGGACGTCAACCTCCTGCCAAGCGCCTACTACGCGTCCAAGCTGATCCTGCTGGGGGTGATCGGAGTCACGCAGAGCATGCTGCTCCTGCTGGTGGTCCACATGGCCACCGCCTTTTCGGGAAACGTGCTTACTTACGCCGGCATCTTCGCCCTTTTGAATGTCACCGGAACGGCCATGGGGCTGCTCCTCTCGTCGCTGGCTAAGACGGAAGAACAGGCGGTCACCCTGGTCCCCCTCGTTCTCATTCCGCAGATCATCCTGGCCGGCGTGATTTCGCAGTTGTCCGGAATGCTGGAGACCTTCAGCGAGGCGTTTATCACGACCTTCTGGGGCATGCGGGCTCTGATTCCCTGCCTGGATGAAAAGCTAGTGACCGGGCTCGGCGCCAAGGAGTGGTCGACGAAATCCGCATGCCAGATGCTCGCGCTGCACTTCGGCGTCTTGGTGGTGACGACGCTCATCGTCCAGGCGCTACGGGACGGCCGCGGTTCCCGATTCGGCCGGGCGCTCGCCAGAGACCGGAGACGGACGCCCGGTCGGCCCCCCTCCCGCGCGGCGGGATGAGACGGGGCGTCCGGGCCACTTTCAGGGAGCGATCGCGGGGGCAAACCGGCTCCAGATGTGAATCGAGTACTGGCCGCCGAAGGTCGCGAAGTGAATCCCGTCGCGGAAGAACTCCGCCCCGCGGAAATCGGGCTCTACCGCGCAGGGCTGCTCCGATCGCTTTCCCTCCGCCAGCGACCGCGAGAAGATCGTTCCGGAACTGCGGCCGGACTCCTGCTCCAGACAGGCGGCGCGATCCGGACTGATGGCAACCGGCCAGCGAAGCGGGACAGTCTCGGGCTGGAGGTCGCCGGCGGGAAGGCGGTACTGCCGCAGAACGTGCGTCTCCTTTCCGCCCCCTTCGACGCTGGCGACGTAGGCGGTCGTCTGGTCGAGCGAGAACCCGTAGAGAGGCGCCTCGTCGGCCGCTCCCGTCTCGTTCCTCAACGCCGCCGAAAAGAGGACCTTACGATAGCCGGGTGAGACGACAACCAGCTCCTTGTCGGTCGGAATCGCGAGCAGTGAACCGCCTGCGGCAAAGAGTCCACTGCGAGCGAACAGTTTGCTCAGCGCGGGCATCTCAACCGGTTGCCCCTCTTCCATCAGCCGAAGGCCGCCGTTGAACGGCGACTCCAGCGTCGTCAGCTTGCCAAATGTCTGGTTGGCGGCAATCGTCACCCCCATTTCACGCTCAAGATTCGTCAGCTTGCCGCTGGCGACATCGACCATGACCGACTCACGTCCGAACGGGTAGTCTGTGCCGAACAGCCGCTCTCCGTCGGTGGAGTACCAGATCCGCCATCCCCAGTTCTCCCCCAGGCGGCGCTCAAGGCGAATCGCCTTGGAGCGGACATCCCAGACCACAAGGTCTCCGAGGACGCTGACCGCGGCCACCTGATTGATTGCGGGGTGAACGGCGATCGACGTGAATCCGACGTGCCCCCCCTTGGCGATCCCCAGGCTGCTCCATCGCAGTTCCGTTCCCGCGAGCCCGCGGGCGGCTTGACCTCGCTGGACCGCAGGGGCGGGGACCGGAGAGGGGGGCCTGGCACCAGGCGGCGGAGTAGGGCCACGCGGCTGTGACGGAGCGAGGCCACGGGGCGGGGCGACCGGTCCGGCGAATCCCGGAACGAACGGGGGAGGGGCCGGGGCTTTCCCGACGGGAGCCGCAGGAGGCATGGGCTCTGGCTGCGGTTCATCCTCGGACGCTTCGCGGACGGTACGGGCCAGCCGTTCCAGGGACGGGGGAAGCGATTCGGCCGTATTCCATGCCAGGAGCTGTCCGGTCGGCAGCCGTCTCGATGTGGGATTCAAGCGGTTTCCCACGGCCACGAGATGCTGATTCGTCCCGTCGAGCGCGACCCCTGAGAACTCATAGTCGTTGTCCGCCGTGATCCGCAGACACTCCTTCCAGTGCCCGGTCCCCCACACGATGATTTCTCCCGGGCCATGATTGGTCTCCAGGTGACCGCCGATGATGTGGCGACCGCTGCAGCTCACCAGCCGTTTCCCGTCGGGGGAGAACGTGAGGCCGGTGATGCCCCGGCGGTGTCCGCGGAGCGTGGCCAGTTCTTTCCAGTCGCGCGTGTCGCAGATCACTACGTCCCCCGAGCCCATCCCCAGGGCCGCGACACTCCCTTGTGAATCGAACGCCAACCGGACAATCGCCGCCGGCGCCAGTGTGAATCCCAACCCGGAGTAGGCATCCCCGGACAAGTCCGGGATCGCGGTTTGGCGGATGGGAAGCTCGGTCCGCGCACCGCTGGCGATGTCGACCTTCCAGGCGGTCTTGCGGTCCAAGAAGCAGAGGGAATCGCTCCCGGAGAACGCGACGGCCCGGATCTCGGGGAACTCGTCCGATGACATCGGTCTTTTGGGCGCGGCCACACCGATTTCAGAGTGCTGCTTTCCCGTTCGTGCGTCCCAGACGACAACTTTCGCCTCCGCGGCAACGGCGATCCAGCAGCCATCTGCCGAGGAGGCGACATCCCGAAAGTGACCGCTCGCCTGGTCCAGCGGGACAGTCAGGCCGTCGCGGTAGAGAAGCAGTTGCCGCTCCTCCGCCGGTTCTTCCTTGCCGCTGCCCAAAACCGAGACGCCGCGATCGCGGAGGACCGCATAGTTCCCCGGCGCATCCCCCAGAGCCAGCCCCCGGCCCGGGAAGTCGGTTTCCACGAGCGGGGCTCCCAGCGCGGACGCCTGCGCGTCCCAGACGAGGACTTCTCCCGACTCATCGGCACTGGCGAGACGCTGGCCGTCCGGGGCGGCCCGGACGTGGGTGATCCGCGCCGCATGACCCTTCTTCGGCAGCGGATCGGCATCGAGCGCGGAATCCCAGAGATGAACGAGATGTCCCTCGGCGCTCGCCACCTGCTGGTCGTCATTCAGGAAGATCGCTCCCAGTCCCATGCCTCCCGCGAACGACGGTTGCTCGACCGGAACCTCGGCAGGGAACTGCTGCCGATGCAGCTCCGATTTCGTTTGCGGGTCCCAGACCAGTAGCTCCCCTGGCAGCGACTCCTGATCTCGATGTCCTCCTCTGGTCGGACTCGACCGAGTGACGATTCTGGTCCCATCCGCGCTGTACGCCAGCCCCCACAGCGGTGCGCCGCTGCCGAGCTGGCGGAGGTATTCACACTTCCCAGACCGGGTGTTCCAGATCCCCAGAGAGCCGTCCATGCCTCCGCTTGCGACGTGCCCGCCATCCGGACTGTAAGCCAGGCACGTCACTGGCCCGTCGTGGCGGTCGAGGAACTGCGTGGGTGCGAGGGGATTGCGGCGGGAAGTCCGGTTCTGAGTCAGGTTGAGAACCTGCTCTCCCGTTTTAGAGTTCCACAGTTCGATTCCCCCTGCGACATCGGCCGTCGCGATGAGTTCTCCGTCGGCCCGAAACGCGACACTCATGAAAGGATACACTCTCGGTTGGATGGTCACCCGAGTGGCGAGGTCGTCCGCCGACAGAAGCTGCAACGCCCCCGGACGCTCCTTTTGGGACAGGACCGCGATTCGCGCCCCCGTGGGATCGATTCCGATACCGGTCGTGTGGGTCTCACTGTCGCGGAGGATCTCACGCGCTCCGGACGCGACGTTCCAGCGGACCAGCTCCTGCTTCGCGGTGACGCCATACACGAAGGCGGAGTCCGCCGACCAGACGAGCCCTTCCAGCCGCGATTCTCCCCGCAACGAGATCCCCGCGCCGCGCGTCAGCCGGTTCCAGTAATGCCACTCGAATCCTCGCAGGTCGGGAGTGTCGGTCGGCAGCTTCCCGGGCAGGTAGCGATCCAGCCGCCTCCGCATCAGATCAACACGGCCATCCTCCCACAGCCCCGGCAGGCTGCGGATGTCGTTGACGTATTCCTCCTCGAAACGGCCCGACTCACTGGTGGCGAGCTGCTTCTTGCTCCGCACGAGATCGTCGTCCCGTTGGCTGAGCTGCTCGGTCCGCTCGGTCAGCGTGTCGCTGGCGGAGGTGAGCTGGTTCTGCAGAACCTCCGCTTGCTGCCGGGAGGCGCCGGCATAGATCAGAAGGCCAACGACCACGGCCGACAGGGCCAGACTGCTGATCCCGACGGTCCATTGCTGTTTCCGCCTCCGTTGACGATCCCGCTGGCGGAGGCTGTCGAAGGCCAAGCCGGTCAGCCCCGCGACGAGCCGCATCAGCGCCGTGGCTTTGGTATCCGCGTGGGAGCGGATATCGGCCCCGATCGGCTCGACCCGCCGCGTCTCGATGAGCTTACCCGCTGGGCTGACCGGATGCCGTAGTGCCGGGGGAAAGCACTCCTTCAACGAGGCGCGGTTCTTGTCCGAGACATTGGGCTCGCCCGCCGCGATCAGGGGGAGGACCGGGCGCTCGGGATACAGCTGCTTGAAGAGCCGCACCTCTTCATTGACCCACCGCGAGGCGGCCGCCGCGGGCGAGCAGATCACGATCAGGGCCGCCGACTCCCGCAGAGCGTGTCGGATGACCTGGTCCAGATCGGAGCTAGTGGGGATCTCCTCGGTGTCCCGGAAGATGGGAAACAACCGGGCCGGAATGGGGCCGCCGCGACCGGTCGCCCCGACGAAGTTCCGGGGAACGCGGTACGTCTCCAGAGAGCGGTGCAGCCACGCTGCGGTCGCTGCATCCCTGTGGCTGTAGCTGATGAAGGCAAAGTACTTCAGCGTCTTTGGCGGCTGCATGTGTCCAGGTTTCCCCCAAGCACCGCGGTCAGTCCCCCGCGGAGAGATGGATTGTCGTGGTTCGTTATTCCGGCTTGGCGTATTCGAGTCTGGCCCTCACCTGTCCGTTCTCGTCCTGCAGGCCCCCGCACTGCGCAGAAAAGTAGCGAGCAGCATTCCGTGTCAATTGCAGAGGTCCTCTGCTCGTCAACAATTCGAGTGAGAACAATCCGCTCACATGTGCCCCGCAAGATTCTTTCGGCCCGTACGCCAACGTGAAACGTATTGTAGGCTGGCCAGTACCCCGTATCGCGTCCGGCTGGCGCCGTTGATTCTCACCCGCCACGCGAGGCCCCTTCTCCGCGTGAGCCATCTTACGACTGGCAGACTCTGTCGTCACTCCTGCGGGGGGCCGCTCGACGATTCGTGGTCGGAGGGACGAATACAGCGGAGTACGGTGTTCGAGTCCTCTCCACGACTCGGCCGACGCACTCGCCGGCACGGTGGCAATCGCTGAATTCTCGTGTGCGATGGCCGCCGGGATCCCAGGCGTCCCGTGGCTCCCGGAGAGCTCCTTCCTCTGGACCGCGGGACACCACAGCCACTCTCCCCAGCTTGAAAAACGCTCCGTTCAACGGTGAGGGGACGCGGCACGAAGCGGAATCGCCCCGGCCGCGGTCTTGAGCGCGGCACGAACCTGTTGGATGTCCTTGAGCTTCTCATCCCGCGGTAGGATGTGCCAGGGGACGATCACCGGACTCAAGCCGCGCGCCTTCTGGTTGGCCCGTTCCTGGTCGTCGACTCCCGACGGACCGTACCTCCAGCCGGCCAGCAGCCGTTCCGCCATCCATCGGTTGTGCTCCATCTCTGCCAGGACCAGTTCCTCCCGAGTCCCTTCGCCAACGCCTGGTGCTTCCGTCCCGGCCGAAACCCCCTCGTGGCTCTTAAAGTCGGCCACCGCGGCGAGCTTGATCGCGAGGTGGTCGGCGGCGGAGCGATTGGACTCTTTGGTCTTCTCCGACAATCGCTGCCAGGGTACGGGGGCCACGTCGGAGAGCCTGGGGTTCTGGCGCACGTATTCTTCGTGCGTGTGCTTCCCGATCGCTTCCCGGGAGAACGCGATGGCATCGCCGTCGCTGGGGACTTCCTGGATCGCCCCGAAGGGAAACAGGTTCTTGTCCCGGTCGAGCGTGGCCGCCAACTCCGGCTGCCGCGGCAACCAG of Planctomyces sp. SH-PL14 contains these proteins:
- a CDS encoding trypsin-like peptidase domain-containing protein encodes the protein MQLLTLSFVGIVLTGSLWAQSPPTSKPSFSKGPLEQAIDAAFQRAKSADQAVESLAILEALLQDKGLSSTQRKKIELELGAWKERAGNKLVRNGNDWVTVEVNAERIKEANFLVEKALVDLAAKDYRSCKEGLEKASRVNENGIQADFLLGMLNTPAYANSPETGERHFRKVLNRCEDHIPSLNNLALCCIRQKKLAPAIDAWRRLAELAPETPELAYNVVHLMAESANSVIPLTTTERRRFEALLVGVPPGSIPSAESTKDGWRYMYLAVPRSDVPSGSSEPSSGLMLETGLGNGFVIAPGLVVTSRELLGNAVTVKISSPTTSGELDAELVGASGFRDVALLRCTALKAPPVWMASAAPSKGANVVAMGRSRASVDAADAEVLKCKIAMLPTTEAEGLMLLDAPSAFFGGPILDEGGHVVGMRSSGFKLPADRIGAVPTSDLLAFAKMVDASFAPSTAPIPRVDEERLAVFSKAIVTIRCYQPVVPMDSPNGDSVTARWLADPVCNLCNGPKFLNCHARGCQRGKIARTRNVVAGKDPVLGKDIIKPVTEYFPCGTCNGSGKIPCPRCR
- a CDS encoding FHA domain-containing protein — protein: MKPLTASACPALFEIATGRLHSLISFEQFVVGRSPDADLPVTNSACSRQQFRLLRQQDQWLIENLSKHNSTVHNGAPVVAPIVLAHGDVIQVDALQFEFRTAEHVVAGTLGFSDEAQLMATSTALSAAPCGPPTQIGASTTESSSSSMPSGSIAVHGQLLIGRDKGQVQILVDDPNVSRIHAQVQSKHGRIEITDLKSTNGTFHNGRQIETVTALKPGDRIDIGPMSFVCDGQNLIAKSRANNVELVGRSIRRIVPDRLTGKPLTLLDGINLVIRPKEFVCLLGPSGSGKSTLLSALSARVPATSGSVTLNQEDLYLNFEALKRDIAVVHQKDVMHDLLPVEVALNYTARLRLPADTTSTEIRTTIRTLLESVGLTHRRAVRIRDLSGGQLKRASLANEIISRPSLLFLDEVTSGLDEQTDREMMQLFRKVADEGKTVVCITHSVANVEQNCDLIVVLTVGGKLAFLGPPAEGLSYFQVRYLGDIYEKLAEAPAEVWQQRFEAHPCYSKYIDARMPPDESWEEPVPRRASALRERAKLFRYQLVLLTSRYFRIRMADSRSLLLMMGQCLLVAALLSLLFGDLTVDNANLPEIALNSRSLLFLMAVSTFWFGCNNSATEIIKERVIFSREVDVNLLPSAYYASKLILLGVIGVTQSMLLLLVVHMATAFSGNVLTYAGIFALLNVTGTAMGLLLSSLAKTEEQAVTLVPLVLIPQIILAGVISQLSGMLETFSEAFITTFWGMRALIPCLDEKLVTGLGAKEWSTKSACQMLALHFGVLVVTTLIVQALRDGRGSRFGRALARDRRRTPGRPPSRAAG
- a CDS encoding TIR domain-containing protein — its product is MQPPKTLKYFAFISYSHRDAATAAWLHRSLETYRVPRNFVGATGRGGPIPARLFPIFRDTEEIPTSSDLDQVIRHALRESAALIVICSPAAAASRWVNEEVRLFKQLYPERPVLPLIAAGEPNVSDKNRASLKECFPPALRHPVSPAGKLIETRRVEPIGADIRSHADTKATALMRLVAGLTGLAFDSLRQRDRQRRRKQQWTVGISSLALSAVVVGLLIYAGASRQQAEVLQNQLTSASDTLTERTEQLSQRDDDLVRSKKQLATSESGRFEEEYVNDIRSLPGLWEDGRVDLMRRRLDRYLPGKLPTDTPDLRGFEWHYWNRLTRGAGISLRGESRLEGLVWSADSAFVYGVTAKQELVRWNVASGAREILRDSETHTTGIGIDPTGARIAVLSQKERPGALQLLSADDLATRVTIQPRVYPFMSVAFRADGELIATADVAGGIELWNSKTGEQVLNLTQNRTSRRNPLAPTQFLDRHDGPVTCLAYSPDGGHVASGGMDGSLGIWNTRSGKCEYLRQLGSGAPLWGLAYSADGTRIVTRSSPTRGGHRDQESLPGELLVWDPQTKSELHRQQFPAEVPVEQPSFAGGMGLGAIFLNDDQQVASAEGHLVHLWDSALDADPLPKKGHAARITHVRAAPDGQRLASADESGEVLVWDAQASALGAPLVETDFPGRGLALGDAPGNYAVLRDRGVSVLGSGKEEPAEERQLLLYRDGLTVPLDQASGHFRDVASSADGCWIAVAAEAKVVVWDARTGKQHSEIGVAAPKRPMSSDEFPEIRAVAFSGSDSLCFLDRKTAWKVDIASGARTELPIRQTAIPDLSGDAYSGLGFTLAPAAIVRLAFDSQGSVAALGMGSGDVVICDTRDWKELATLRGHRRGITGLTFSPDGKRLVSCSGRHIIGGHLETNHGPGEIIVWGTGHWKECLRITADNDYEFSGVALDGTNQHLVAVGNRLNPTSRRLPTGQLLAWNTAESLPPSLERLARTVREASEDEPQPEPMPPAAPVGKAPAPPPFVPGFAGPVAPPRGLAPSQPRGPTPPPGARPPSPVPAPAVQRGQAARGLAGTELRWSSLGIAKGGHVGFTSIAVHPAINQVAAVSVLGDLVVWDVRSKAIRLERRLGENWGWRIWYSTDGERLFGTDYPFGRESVMVDVASGKLTNLEREMGVTIAANQTFGKLTTLESPFNGGLRLMEEGQPVEMPALSKLFARSGLFAAGGSLLAIPTDKELVVVSPGYRKVLFSAALRNETGAADEAPLYGFSLDQTTAYVASVEGGGKETHVLRQYRLPAGDLQPETVPLRWPVAISPDRAACLEQESGRSSGTIFSRSLAEGKRSEQPCAVEPDFRGAEFFRDGIHFATFGGQYSIHIWSRFAPAIAP